A stretch of the Arthrobacter stackebrandtii genome encodes the following:
- a CDS encoding sugar porter family MFS transporter yields MTQSTNEVTKPRDHSTEAIPRVVILIAILAGFSGLLYGYDSGAISGALPLLINDFGIDAGAQGLITSLLLWGALPAIIGSTLAAKRYDRRHLLLVAAVIFIVGSLICLFATDIPLLMFARFFLGLAVGIANMFGLIYLSELAPTRIRGLLTALYQLSVNVGILCAYIVGDALHDAGAWNWILGAGVIPAVIFFVGMLLSPPSPRWLIMRGRHDEALKVLRKLRATDEIANAEVQDIENSLKQQEAGISALFKSARPAMSVLFILTFFQVFTGINAVVYYAPIIFADVPSLGSNPGMVANYGVGIALVVSTAASLPLIDKLGRVKMLAISMAGQAVSMVVLWMFPESGYLTIAAVFAYTFSFGFGLGPVFWLYVPEALPLRMRAIGMGVITFTQYLFNAIFAQAFPSAMEKFGPLVFLVFALLSAIAFFYVIRRVPETSGKSLEEIEAYWRSREAARRK; encoded by the coding sequence ATGACGCAAAGCACCAACGAGGTCACAAAGCCGCGTGACCACAGCACCGAAGCCATCCCCCGGGTGGTCATCCTGATCGCCATCCTGGCAGGCTTCTCCGGCCTCCTGTACGGCTACGATTCCGGGGCGATCTCCGGCGCACTGCCGCTGCTGATCAACGACTTCGGCATCGACGCCGGGGCCCAGGGCCTGATCACCTCGCTCCTGCTGTGGGGCGCCCTGCCGGCCATCATCGGCTCCACGCTTGCCGCGAAGCGCTACGACCGCCGGCACCTGCTGCTGGTTGCGGCAGTCATCTTCATCGTCGGCTCGCTGATCTGCCTGTTCGCCACCGACATCCCGCTGCTCATGTTTGCCCGGTTCTTCCTGGGCCTGGCCGTGGGCATCGCCAACATGTTCGGGCTGATCTATCTCTCCGAGCTGGCGCCCACCCGCATCCGCGGCCTGCTGACCGCCCTGTACCAGCTCTCCGTCAACGTGGGCATCCTGTGCGCCTACATTGTGGGCGACGCCCTGCACGACGCCGGGGCATGGAACTGGATCCTCGGCGCCGGTGTCATCCCGGCCGTCATCTTCTTCGTGGGCATGCTGCTGAGCCCGCCGAGCCCGCGCTGGCTGATCATGCGCGGCCGCCACGACGAGGCACTGAAGGTGCTGCGCAAGTTGCGCGCCACGGACGAGATCGCCAACGCCGAAGTCCAGGACATCGAGAACAGCCTCAAGCAGCAGGAAGCCGGCATCTCGGCCCTGTTCAAGTCGGCCCGCCCGGCCATGTCAGTGCTGTTCATCCTGACGTTCTTCCAGGTGTTCACGGGCATCAACGCCGTGGTCTACTACGCACCCATCATCTTCGCCGACGTCCCCTCGCTGGGCTCCAACCCCGGCATGGTCGCCAACTACGGCGTGGGCATTGCCCTGGTGGTCTCCACCGCCGCGTCCCTGCCCCTGATCGACAAGCTGGGCCGCGTGAAAATGCTCGCCATCAGCATGGCAGGCCAGGCCGTGTCCATGGTGGTGCTGTGGATGTTCCCGGAGTCCGGCTACCTGACCATCGCGGCCGTTTTCGCCTACACCTTCTCCTTCGGCTTTGGCTTGGGCCCCGTCTTCTGGCTCTACGTCCCCGAGGCGCTGCCCCTGCGCATGCGTGCCATCGGCATGGGCGTCATCACCTTCACCCAGTACCTCTTCAACGCCATCTTCGCCCAGGCCTTCCCGTCCGCCATGGAGAAGTTCGGCCCGCTGGTGTTCCTGGTGTTCGCCCTGCTCTCCGCCATTGCGTTCTTCTACGTGATCCGCCGCGTGCCCGAGACATCCGGCAAGTCGCTCGAGGAAATCGAGGCCTACTGGCGCAGCCGTGAGGCCGCCCGCCGGAAGTAG